In a genomic window of Kluyveromyces marxianus DMKU3-1042 DNA, complete genome, chromosome 7:
- the SMC6 gene encoding DNA repair protein SMC6, with translation MPPKRPLEEDFNSDDEIHKLTRLTTESQQIAPRKRNFHDVQPMTQYLSQSRDIAADSELATDEFTERAGYIKQIKLTNFMCHANFTLRLGPRLNFIVGNNGSGKSAILTAITIGLGAKATTTNRGTSLKDLIKQGCNSSKIQIVLCNEGINSYEQHIYGKEIRIERTLKREGTSGSFSIRSENNKEVSSKKRDLDAILDYFSIPVMNPMCFLSQDAARSFLTASSSQEKYLHFMKGTLLEETKQNLEAAEGSMLSSKTRLSLLEESVRHLHEDYKQAETLLNELVSKNDWISRRRLLQGKHMWVVYKSNREKARILEKKKNALQVKKQEYLDRISDTENKIERYLIQKEEAVKDVSFNLTERQKIEAERSSLQIEIDKYKRQHTQLKQQEKIAQEDLQTSESAYANIISQIEAAESELRKKKGGDEESIRSQIDEIKLELSEIKDKMPKLHEDQHTLDQEEGILTRERKKRINDLEKSITEMRQEYNELRSSEDKLAHAFDRRMPMVRQMINRRINEFSSPPIGPIGYHVKVKSGYEDFAFLIQTHINSTLGAFVVNNSRDELLLKKIFDACQLRKTPAVITHQLQSFDYSRGKATAGTTISDVLNYDMPELEYLLVDLNRIEKTVLVKNKSEGDRILRHQRPRNLNLVLASRDNSSGLHMSLSGGSGMRLNVVTFANTLRIKLGDDNDLSFLEKKITYQIRELKKMRADFTEKINKIRSEKKGIEGKLTELPRTQKKLSRKLEELEDSLNGQTDTSRLEALKESLKEYEIQIQQLKANLASFDEKFGDLGLQLEPAKQKYDDVTRRYQEAMAAYENSRNLEISISNKIDKCRAVILETQRKISVNNEKTQICEEELNHLLSKCDEQFQQANAFCTEAEIANGDLPEDESEILREIKRIDESVRASERQLGMTHENIIKLFESAKTKYEGAIEKYNELDDSLQKIYNALMLRRAALELSVKGTCTDADIDFRTSMKTRSGYSGSLSFKVAGQLNVMVQTMNDTSPRNVDTLSGGEKSFSQIALLLATWLTMRSRIIALDEFDVFMDQVNRKIGTDLIIRRLGKDVKSDTQTIIITPQDIGKMANIDEQFVNIHRIRNPERHVQTDNI, from the coding sequence ATGCCACCGAAACGTCCgttggaagaagatttcAATTCCGATGATGAAATCCATAAGCTTACGCGGCTTACTACCGAATCTCAACAGATAGCACCAAGGAAGAGAAATTTCCATGATGTACAACCAATGACACAGTATCTATCGCAATCACGAGATATAGCAGCAGATTCGGAACTAGCAACAGATGAATTCACGGAAAGAGCTGGTTATATTAAACAAATCAAACTCACTAACTTTATGTGCCATGCAAACTTCACGCTAAGACTGGGACCCAGGCTTAACTTCATAGTTGGGAACAATGGATCAGGTAAATCTGCGATTTTGACTGCAATAACTATTGGTTTGGGTGCAAAAGCGACAACAACTAATCGTGGGACGAGTTTGAAAGATCTAATCAAACAAGGTTGTAACTCATCAAAGATTCAAATTGTGTTGTGTAATGAAGGTATTAACTCTTATGAGCAGCATATTTATGGAAAGGAAATACGTATTGAGAGAACCTTAAAACGTGAGGGTACCTCAGgatctttttcaataagaagtgaaaataataaagaGGTTTCTAGCAAGAAAAGGGATCTTGATGCAATATTGGATTATTTCTCAATTCCAGTTATGAATCCAATGTGCTTTCTTTCTCAAGATGCAGCTAGGTCCTTTTTGACTGCATCTTCATCTCAGGAAAAGTACCTGCATTTTATGAAAGGTACTTTGttagaagaaacaaagcAAAACCTCGAAGCAGCGGAGGGATCTATGCTGTCCTCTAAGACGCGCCTTTCCCTTTTAGAAGAGAGTGTCAGGCATTTACATGAGGATTACAAGCAAGCAGAGACTTTACTTAATGAACTTGTCTCAAAGAACGACTGGATATCACGAAGAAGGCTCTTACAGGGTAAACATATGTGGGTTGTATACAAATCAAACAGGGAAAAAGCGCGCATCttagaaaagaagaagaatgcGTTACAAGTTaagaaacaagaatatCTAGATCGGATCTCAGatacagaaaataaaattgaaCGCTACctcattcaaaaagaagaagcagtaAAGGATGTTAGCTTTAACCTTACCGAAAGACAAAAAATCGAAGCTGAAAGATCTTCTTTACAAATTGAGATTGACAAATACAAGCGCCAGCATACACAATTAaagcaacaagaaaaaattgCACAAGAAGACTTACAAACTTCGGAAAGCGCTTATGCTAATATAATATCCCAAATTGAGGCGGCTGAATCAGAATTgcggaaaaagaaaggtggtgatgaagaaagtaTTAGGTCTCAAATAGATGAAATTAAATTGGAATTGAGTGAAATTAAAGATAAGATGCCTAAACTCCATGAAGATCAACACACACTTGACCAGGAGGAAGGTATACTCACtagagagagaaaaaagcgTATAAATGACCTTGAAAAATCTATAACAGAAATGCGTCAAGAGTACAATGAATTAAGGTCGTCAGAAGATAAGCTCGCTCACGCTTTTGATCGACGCATGCCTATGGTTCGACAAATGATTAATCGGCGTATTAATGAGTTTTCATCTCCTCCAATCGGCCCTATAGGATATCATGTGAAAGTGAAGAGTGGTTATGAAGATTTTGCATTTCTTATTCAGACACATATCAATTCTACCCTTGGAGCGTTTGTGGTCAATAATAGCAGGGATGAATTACTCctgaagaaaatatttgatGCTTGTCAGTTGAGAAAAACACCGGCTGTTATTACACATCAATTACAATCTTTTGACTATTCTAGGGGTAAAGCAACTGCCGGAACCACTATATCGGATGTTCTAAATTATGATATGCCTGAATTAGAGTACCTATTGGTCGATCTTAATCGTATAGAAAAAACTGTATTGGTTAAGAATAAATCTGAAGGTGATCGAATCTTGCGTCATCAAAGGCCAAGAAATCTTAACTTAGTATTAGCAAGTAGAGACAACTCTAGCGGTTTACATATGTCTTTGAGTGGGGGATCAGGTATGCGCCTAAACGTAGTCACATTTGCCAACACTCTAAGGATAAAGCTGGGAgatgataatgatttaAGCTTTTTGGAGAAAAAGATAACGTATCAGATTCGAGAACTAAAGAAAATGAGGGCTGATTTTACTGAAAAGATTAATAAGATAAGAAGTGAGAAAAAAGGCATCGAAGGTAAATTAACTGAGTTACCAagaacacaaaaaaaactaagtagaaaattggaagaattggaagatAGTTTAAATGGACAAACGGATACCAGTCGCCTAGAGGCATTGAAAGAGTCGTTAAAGGAATatgaaattcaaattcaacaattgaaaGCGAATTTAGCTTCTTTTGACGAAAAATTCGGTGATTTGGGTTTGCAACTGGAGCCCgccaaacaaaaatatgatGATGTGACAAGGCGTTATCAAGAAGCAATGGCAGCTTATGAGAACTCGCGTAATCTAGAAATTTCAATATCGAATAAAATTGACAAATGTAGGGCTGTGATCTTGGAAACTCAGAGGAAAATATCAGttaataatgaaaaaacacaaatttgtgaagaagaactaaaCCACTTACTGTCAAAATGTGATGAACAATTTCAACAAGCAAATGCATTTTGTACCGAAGCAGAAATTGCTAATGGTGACCTGCCAGAAGACGAATCTGAAATTTTAAGGGaaattaaaagaattgaCGAAAGTGTTCGAGCATCAGAACGACAATTAGGTATGACTCACGAAAACATAATAAAGCTTTTCGAAAGTGCAAAAACGAAGTATGAAGGAGcaatagaaaaatacaatgAGTTAGATGATTCATTGCAAAAAATTTATAATGCGTTAATGTTAAGACGAGCTGCTCTGGAACTATCAGTGAAGGGAACCTGTACTGATGCAGATATAGATTTTAGAACATCTATGAAAACCAGATCAGGTTATTCTGGATCATTGTCTTTCAAAGTTGCAGGTCAGTTAAATGTCATGGTTCAAACAATGAATGATACCAGCCCAAGAAATGTTGATACCCTCTCTGGTGGTGAAAAGTCCTTCTCGCAAATTGCATTATTATTGGCGACGTGGTTAACTATGCGTTCCAGAATCATCGCTCTAGATGAATTTGATGTCTTTATGGATCAAGTGAACCGCAAAATAGGAACAGATCTAATTATTCGTAGATTGGGAAAAGATGTTAAATCAGACACACAAACAATCATTATTACTCCTCAAGATATAGGAAAAATGGCAAATATCGATGAGCAGTTTGTTAACATTCACAGAATAAGAAATCCAGAAAGACATGTTCAAACGgataatatataa
- the NAM2 gene encoding leucine--tRNA ligase NAM2 — protein MKLSSLNLTAIRYYASVGEVSSLTPNSKLLSINRKWNEKVIQGVPKLTKDDRNKDIYILCMFPYPSGTLHIGHLRVYTISDVLNRFYQLKGYNVLHPMGWDAFGLPAENAAIERGINPAVWTRNNIKKMKDQMKLMASNFNWDRELATCDPEYYKFTQKLFLELFRHGYAYRKEAEINWDPVDQTVLANEQVDSQGRSWRSGAIVEKKLLSQWFLGITKFAHELQRDLDNLKDWPEHVKLMQKNWIGESTGAEIDFVLSSMDETVKVFTTRAETLYSVQFVTLALDHPIVKTLKETNSSLNEFLKRAEKLPADSKEGYLLPKLSVYHPLIPKKQIPVFVAPYVLGNYGHGAVMGCPAHDQRDFDFWKTNCPEEPVLFTISNPNNSKNTDGPYTSKDGVMNENAGSYAGMKTVEARENIIQQLAEAGRGRPSVQFKLRDWLISRQRYWGAPIPIIHCKSCGPVPVPDEDLPVKLPETEVLSKNGNPLSKLDDFVNVPCPSCGSPAKRETDTMDTFMDSSWYFFRFTDPHNASLPFSYEKASKHMPIDMYIGGVEHAILHLLYSRFISKFTASIGMWDGSKVNGEPIKKLVTQGMVHGKTFVDPKTGSFMKPEEIDNSDPNKPKNVQTGEPLEVSYEKMSKSKFNGADPAQCISTHGIDATRAHILFQAPVSDVLNWDESKIVGIERWLERMLKYCSTLCSQEITPIFNKTPIDLSQEEVDFHNNVQSLVNSITSSLEKTVSLNTVISDYMKLSNSIENAIKSSSIRKGLVLLNLQKLTTMLYPVVPCVSEELASIIKTKGYDFRQYSWPEVEEAKLSNIVKYQIIINGKRRAAYEGPEEFTKNIDKVLDTIRLLPETKKYLDGVSVMKVITKGNIISLVVKPN, from the coding sequence ATGAAGTTGAGTAGCCTGAATTTGACTGCAATAAGGTATTATGCGAGTGTAGGTGAAGTTTCGTCGTTGACTCCGAACTCGAAACTCTTATCCATTAACCGCAAGTGGAATGAAAAAGTTATTCAAGGTGTGCCAAAATTGACTAAGGATGATAGAAACAAAGATATTTACATTCTCTGTATGTTTCCTTATCCATCGGGAACTCTCCACATTGGTCATTTACGTGTCTATACTATAAGCGATGTTCTAAATAGGTTTTACCAATTGAAAGGATATAATGTCTTGCACCCAATGGGTTGGGATGCTTTTGGACTTCCAGCCGAGAATGCTGCTATAGAGAGAGGTATTAACCCAGCGGTGTGGACaagaaataatattaaaaagatgaaggaccagatgaaattgatggCATCAAACTTTAATTGGGATCGTGAGTTGGCTACTTGTGACCCTGAGTATTACAAATTTACTCAAAAATTGTTTTTGGAGTTGTTCAGACACGGATATGCTTATAGGAAGGAGGCAGAAATCAATTGGGACCCAGTAGACCAAACTGTATTGGCAAATGAACAAGTAGACTCTCAAGGAAGGTCATGGAGATCAGGTGcaattgttgaaaaaaaacttCTAAGCCAGTGGTTCCTTGGAATTACGAAGTTTGCTCATGAATTACAGAGAGATTTAGATAACCTAAAAGATTGGCCAGAACACGTTAAATTaatgcaaaaaaattggaTAGGAGAATCAACAGGTGCGGAAATTGATTTTGTTCTCTCTTCAATGGACGAAACGGTCAAAGTGTTCACAACTCGTGCCGAGACTTTATATAGCGTACAATTTGTGACTTTAGCTTTGGACCATCCGATTGTAAAGACCCTCAAAGAAACCAATTCATCCTTGAACGAGTTTTTGAAGCGCGCTGAAAAATTACCAGCGGACTCAAAAGAAGGGTATTTACTTCCAAAATTATCTGTATACCATCCGTtaattccaaagaaacaaatacCTGTTTTTGTGGCACCATACGTTTTGGGTAATTATGGGCATGGTGCAGTTATGGGATGCCCTGCTCACGACCAACGTGACTTCGACTTCTGGAAAACAAACTGCCCAGAAGAACCAGTACTATTCACTATCTCTAACCCAAATAATTCCAAAAATACTGACGGCCCATACACTTCCAAAGATGGTGTCATGAATGAAAATGCTGGGAGTTATGCAGGAATGAAGACGGTTGAAGCTAGAGAAAACATTATTCAGCAACTAGCGGAAGCTGGTAGGGGTAGGCCATCTGTGCAATTCAAATTAAGAGATTGGTTGATTAGTAGACAAAGGTACTGGGGTGCTCCTATTCCAATCATTCATTGTAAAAGTTGTGGACCAGTGCCTGTTCCCGATGAAGACTTGCCGGTGAAACTTCCAGAAACGGAAGTATTGTCTAAAAACGGAAATCCTTTATCTAAGTTAGATGACTTTGTTAATGTCCCTTGTCCATCATGCGGTTCTCCTGCTAAACGTGAGACAGACACTATGGATACATTCATGGACAGTTCGTGGTATTTCTTTAGATTCACTGATCCACACAATGCTTCTTTACCATTCTCTTACGAAAAGGCATCGAAACACATGCCTATAGACATGTATATCGGAGGTGTAGAACACGCAATTCTACACCTTTTATATTCAAGATTTATTTCTAAGTTCACTGCATCCATTGGTATGTGGGATGGATCTAAAGTTAATGGCGAACCGATCAAAAAGCTAGTGACCCAAGGAATGGTTCATGGAAAAACATTTGTTGATCCCAAAACAGGTTCATTTATGAAACCGgaagaaattgataatTCGGATCCAAATAAGCCAAAGAATGTACAAACTGGTGAACCTTTGGAAGTGTCCTATGAAAAAATGTCCAAATCAAAATTCAATGGTGCAGATCCGGCACAGTGTATTTCTACACATGGAATTGATGCAACCAGAGCACATATATTATTTCAAGCACCTGTCTCAGATGTTTTGAATTGGGATGAGTCTAAGATTGTCGGAATTGAACGTTGGTTGGAACGGATGCTGAAATATTGCTCAACATTATGCTCACAAGAAATTACACCAATATTCAATAAAACACCAATAGATTTatcacaagaagaagttgatttCCATAATAACGTGCAATCTCTAGTAAATTCAATCACATCATCGTTGGAAAAAACTGTATCTTTAAATACCGTCATTTCCGACTATATGAAACTTTCAAATTCAATAGAAAACGCGATCAAATCCTCCAGCATAAGAAAAGGACTGGTGCTCTTGAATTTGCAAAAATTAACAACAATGCTATATCCAGTAGTGCCATGTGTTTCTGAGGAACTTGCCTCGATTATTAAAACTAAGGGTTATGATTTTAGACAATATTCCTGGCCTGAAGTTGAGGAAGCCAAGCTTTCCAACATCGTGAAATATCAAATTATTATCAATGGCAAAAGAAGGGCGGCTTACGAAGGCCCAGAAGAGTTTACTaaaaatattgataaaGTATTGGATACCATACGGCTATTaccagaaaccaaaaagtATTTGGATGGTGTATCGGTTATGAAAGTTATAACTAAAGGTAACATTATCAGTCTCGTAGTTAAACCTAACTAA
- the CTF3 gene encoding Ctf3p → MNGETAEDCVDFLINYAHSASEAELKGCINVLRNTAIADGLNNTVILQLIDFLTTTDALGEDTKVFLLSHCLVPNELIKADCITHILNKLSTPTVFVPYKTVPPPRLQVALVKWVCHIYPWVEETHFFKTSFSIWFELWKLDYLQKWITYIIIWSFDETHITKWRCKVLLNVGNNVGYANSRTHATYILGAFASLDSPLQDTIHDYISILHGNEKRLHKLSEFEHDTELVSNIKTVFDRLGVIDSSLFEDIWAEFGNQCSFESRTDANILTIEQLVDNWDRFSIPYDFSSVMTSKSNITWIKLASYGQNDPRVKGLEEFLKRSRNCRKLMKSTPLLLIMFPELFHIRNLSSLNEQQQLLRNSDEIFEFQVSLCCTLFQTYNFENVGTQSSIHITICTTKLLGNLVQNQSEGLLVICSILLKCWTKLLHYEKYIILHAFADLSLEQVLAINESLLTSDLCDFFAEAKDILTSKTLNENQLTDFNKCISFLVGYLWNYNIIDSNYKLLPNEYWESLRSNQYLSHTSFPSKCLYSLPNFGIMSFVCHSLLFDKETTSKLTHYSNEFSEGGFKLWIKTLNKNKKWFTNVSRYSSFRKQLLLLLKEDHKYTGIANFLFTYVKSLQE, encoded by the coding sequence ATGAATGGGGAAACTGCCGAGGATTGCGTAGATTTTTTGATAAATTATGCTCATAGTGCTTCGGAAGCTGAATTAAAAGGTTGTATTAATGTCTTACGGAATACTGCAATTGCTGATGGCTTGAATAATACTGTGATCTTACAACTAATTGATTTTTTGACAACTACGGATGCTTTAGGCGAAGACACCAAAGTGTTTCTTCTCTCACACTGCTTAGTTCCTAATGAGCTTATCAAAGCAGACTGCATAACACATATTCTGAATAAGTTAAGTACTCCAACGGTATTTGTTCCTTATAAGACCGTACCCCCACCTAGACTACAAGTTGCATTGGTAAAATGGGTATGCCATATTTATCCGTGGGTTGAGGAAACTCATTTCTTTAAAACATCATTTTCTATTTGGTTTGAACTCTGGAAACTTGACTATTTACAAAAATGGATAACCTACATAATCATATGGTCATTCGATGAAACACATATAACAAAATGGAGGTGTAAAGTTCTACTTAATGTTGGCAATAACGTCGGATATGCAAACTCAAGGACACATGCTACATATATCTTAGGCGCATTTGCTTCCCTAGATTCTCCATTACAAGATACAATTCACGACTACATATCAATACTTCatggaaatgaaaaaagGCTTCATAAACTATCAGAATTTGAACATGACACTGAATTAGTATCAAATATCAAGACTGTCTTCGATCGGCTTGGTGTCATAGATTCATCGTTGTTTGAGGATATATGGGCAGAGTTTGGTAACCAGTGCTCTTTCGAGAGTAGGACTGATGCGAACATACTAACTATTGAACAATTGGTGGATAATTGGGATCGTTTTAGCATTCCCTATGACTTCAGTTCCGTTATGACTTCAAAATCTAATATTACCTGGATAAAATTGGCTTCTTATGGTCAGAATGACCCTCGAGTGAAGGGCCTGGaagagtttttgaaaaggTCTCGTAATTGTAGaaaattaatgaaaagTACACCTTTACTTTTAATAATGTTCCCAGAATTATTTCATATAAGGAATTTGTCGTCTTTAAATGAACAGCAGCAACTTTTAAGGAATTCTGATGAGATATTTGAGTTTCAAGTCTCACTTTGTTGTACTTTATTTCAGACATacaactttgaaaatgtcGGTACTCAAAGCAGCATTCATATCACCATATGCACTACAAAACTTTTAGGGAATTTAGTGCAAAATCAATCAGAAGGTTTACTAGTAATATGTTCGATACTTCTAAAATGTTGGACGAAGTTATTGCACTATGAAAAATACATCATTTTACATGCATTCGCAGATTTATCTTTGGAGCAAGTTTTAGCTATAAATGAATCCTTACTTACATCAGATTTATGCGATTTTTTCGCCGAGGCTAAAGATATATTGACTTCTAAAACTCTCAATGAGAATCAGTTAACAGATTTCAATAAATGTATAAGTTTCCTGGTTGGATACCTTTGGAACTATAACATTATTGATTCTAATTATAAATTGCTTCCAAATGAATATTGGGAGTCTCTGCGATCAAATCAATATTTGTCCCACACTTCATTTCCATCAAAGTGCCTCTATTCACTACCAAATTTCGGCATTATGTCGTTTGTATGCCACTCTCTGCTTTTTGATAAAGAGACTACTTCAAAACTCACACATTATTCGAATGAGTTTTCAGAAGGTGGTTTTAAATTATGGATAAAGACAttgaataaaaataaaaaatggtTTACCAACGTTTCACGATATTCAAGTTTTAGAAAACAATTACTTTTGTTGCTTAAAGAAGACCACAAATATACTGGCATTGCaaattttttatttacatACGTAAAGAGTTTACAAGAGtga
- the CSR1 gene encoding Csr1p, whose product MSKPQSQPGRIDTLTPEEELKLKQVWAHLFHSWGIPVDSSKVLTHSNASIRRSDSVSSSHSHATTASKKSSGGKLFGRFRKSSKHEKKEPTGQHHTRHSRTSSVTSTRSRESIEAMYNPNMIHEALKGLKPEEIRSNLWEMLRTDYPDNLILRFLRARKWDTDKTLSMLANSLHWRLKESHPDEIIKRGELGAYQDGKAGLVKNIELRKAVIHGYDKAGHPLVYIRPRKHFSSDQTEQELELYSLLIIEQARLFLREPTDAATILFDLQGFTMSNMDYAPVKYLISCFEAHYPECLGKLFIHKAPWIFPPIWNIIKNWLDPVVASKIVFTKSAKDLAKYIPDEYIPKSLGGECTYDYDNYSKPDGSLDTKLDKKDELEVVMEERHSIVEKFIQATVSWIEAGDKETSAKFLDAKIELSKELTRNYVKLDPYIRSRSFYDYEGTLKIEE is encoded by the coding sequence atgagcAAACCACAAAGTCAACCGGGGCGTATCGATACATTGACTCCTGAGGAGGAGCTTAAATTGAAACAGGTTTGGGCCCACTTGTTCCATTCATGGGGGATTCCTGTTGACTCTTCGAAAGTTTTGACACATAGCAATGCTTCTATACGTAGAAGCGATAGTGTTTCGTCAAGCCATAGCCACGCTACTACGGCCAGCAAAAAGAGCAGCGGTGGTAAACTATTCGGTAGGTTCCGTAAGAGTTCCAAACACGAGAAGAAAGAGCCAACCGGCCAGCATCATACGCGTCACTCAAGAACATCTTCTGTTACTTCTACTAGGTCACGTGAATCTATCGAAGCGATGTACAATCCTAACATGATTCACGAGGCTTTGAAAGGGTTGAAGCCTGAAGAGATAAGAAGTAACTTGTGGGAGATGCTTAGAACAGACTACCCGGACAACTTAATTTTAAGATTCTTAAGAGCCAGAAAGTGGGATACTGATAAGACTTTAAGTATGCTTGCAAATTCGCTTCACTGGAGACTAAAGGAGTCTCATCCTGATGAAATTATAAAGAGAGGAGAATTGGGCGCATACCAGGATGGAAAAGCCGGTCTTGTCAAGAATATTGAATTGAGAAAGGCTGTTATTCATGGGTACGACAAAGCAGGTCATCCTCTCGTTTACATTAGACCAAGAAAACATTTCTCTAGCGATCAAACagaacaagaacttgaGCTATATTCTCTCTTGATCATTGAACAAGCTAGATTGTTTTTAAGGGAACCAACTGATGCTGCCACTATATTATTTGATCTTCAAGGATTCACCATGTCAAACATGGATTACGCGCCCGTTAAATACCTGATCTCGTGTTTCGAAGCACACTATCCTGAATGTTTGGGTAAGCTATTCATCCATAAAGCTCCATGGATTTTCCCACCAATATGGAACATCATTAAAAACTGGTTAGACCCAGTTGTGGCCTCAAAAATTGTTTTCACTAAGTCCGCTAAGGACTTGGCCAAATATATACCAGATGAATATATCCCAAAATCCCTTGGTGGTGAATGTACCTATGATTATGACAATTATTCTAAGCCCGATGGTTCTCTGGATACAAAGCTGGACAAGAAAGATGAACTTGAAGTGGTTATGGAAGAAAGACACTCCAttgttgaaaagttcatcCAAGCTACAGTGTCTTGGATTGAAGCTGGTGACAAGGAAACTAGTGCTAAATTCCTAGACGCTAAGATCGAACTAAGCAAGGAACTAACAAGAAACTACGTGAAGTTAGATCCTTATATTAGATCAAGATCTTTTTATGACTATGAAGGAACTTTGAAAATCGAAGAATAG
- a CDS encoding uncharacterized protein (Putative uncharacterized protein YDL057W): protein MVVQSQITIKVADYPHKDVSPLLDHEDFVYIKDSKYHVKSGIAGILTKPESLKFKSFAEQVKNESTFSLPTHKLILVLHGDQAHKNSTFQPMLADKLSKLGYYVLRIDFRGLGDSEDNFDPKIGRTIEQDVEDITSVYDFAQSDACEAWLGRTLTLDTIIAHSRGVLSMFEFARSHYVPNIINLCGRFDTGGLLQKVSKLHHEWEKDNGYWCNTLRYGKWTDIWIPRNETLSAGSIDTSKFTEVDDETSILSVYCSNDTVIPITAAAEYSKLFQGRHTLEIVPNSDHNFYGLPNDPNVFDLPIRKGKVNYSYYLMEILVPHLNQESQINRFCHSHKLVRSRLNPGDLRDRWPLPFEFSHISNFRDIGGYKTKSSKQVRPGIMYRCANPDQATPEAIKYMKERLYVNKIFDLRALTEANEGGIISGFDVENLAFNNNMVLSPEEMAKHYEGMFLSSHKFPKAYEIVLRNSFPSIRRFFEYVLQGEVDEKHSVVFHCTAGKDRTGLLAMLTLGIAGVDVDTIARDYELTTIGLRTETRLIEKINNRGDQFYVMLGPDGREKARMYGLDPERMARHVLSSTYEAMRIFIDQFHQQYGSFNKFFINQLQFTQKEVDTIREYITI, encoded by the coding sequence ATGGTCGTTCAGTCGCAGATCACTATTAAGGTAGCCGACTACCCACACAAAGATGTAAGCCCGCTATTGGACCATGAAGACTTCGTGTATATCAAAGATTCCAAATACCATGTGAAGTCTGGAATTGCAGGAATTCTCACGAAGCCAGAGTCGCTCAAATTTAAGAGCTTTGCTGAACAAGTGAAAAACGAATCGACGTTTTCGTTGCCAACCCATAAGTTGATCTTGGTTTTGCACGGTGATCAGGCTCATAAAAACTCCACTTTCCAGCCAATGCTTGCAGATAAATTAAGCAAGCTAGGTTATTACGTTTTAAGAATCGACTTTAGAGGGCTTGGTGACTCTGAAGACAACTTTGACCCGAAAATCGGAAGAACAATTGAACAGGACGTAGAGGATATTACGTCTGTGTATGATTTTGCTCAAAGCGACGCATGCGAGGCTTGGTTGGGACGTACGCTTACGTTGGACACGATCATCGCACACTCTCGTGGTGTTCTTTCCATGTTTGAGTTTGCAAGAAGTCACTATGTTCCTAATATCATCAACTTGTGCGGAAGATTTGATACTGGGGGATTGCTACAAAAAGTGAGCAAACTTCATCATGAATGGGAAAAAGATAACGGTTACTGGTGCAATACTTTAAGATACGGTAAATGGACTGATATTTGGATTCCAAGAAACGAGACATTGAGTGCTGGTTCAATTGACACTTCGAAATTTACTGAGGTTGACGATGAAACTTCCATTCTCTCTGTGTACTGTTCTAACGATACCGTTATCCCTATAACAGCCGCTGCAGAATACAGCAAGCTGTTCCAGGGTAGACATACCTTGGAAATTGTTCCTAATTCAGATCACAACTTTTACGGTTTACCAAACGATCCTAATGTTTTTGACTTGCCGATTCGTAAAGGTAAAGTCAATTACAGTTATTATCTTATGGAAATATTAGTTCCGCACTTAAACCAAGAAAGCCAAATTAATAGATTCTGCCACTCGCACAAGCTTGTGAGATCTAGACTAAATCCAGGTGACTTAAGAGATCGTTGGCCTTTGCCATTTGAATTCTCACACATTTCTAACTTTAGAGATATTGGTGGttataaaacaaaatcttCGAAGCAAGTGAGACCGGGAATTATGTACCGCTGTGCAAACCCAGATCAGGCAACCCCTGAAGCCATAAAATACATGAAGGAGAGGCTATATGTCAATAAGATATTTGATCTGCGTGCTTTGACTGAAGCCAATGAAGGCGGTATAATTTCCGGCTTTGATGTAGAGAATTTGGCATTCAACAATAACATGGTTCTCAGCCCCGAAGAAATGGCTAAGCACTATGAAGGAATGTTTTTGTCATCCCATAAGTTCCCTAAAGCGTATGAAATTGTTTTGCGTAATAGTTTCCCAAGTATTCGTCGCTTTTTCGAATACGTCTTGCAAGGGGAAGTCGACGAAAAGCATTCTGTTGTTTTCCACTGTACGGCAGGTAAAGATCGTACTGGATTATTGGCAATGCTAACATTGGGAATTGCTGGTGTTGATGTGGATACCATCGCTCGCGACTATGAATTGACTACAATTGGTTTGAGAACAGAAACAAGACTtattgaaaagattaaTAATCGTGGTGACCAATTCTACGTAATGCTAGGTCCCGATGGTCGTGAAAAGGCTAGGATGTATGGTTTGGATCCTGAACGTATGGCTAGACACGTGTTATCTTCAACCTACGAAGCCATGCGTATTTTCATAGATCAGTTTCATCAACAGTACGGATCATTCAATAAGTTTTTTATCAATCAACTTCAATTTactcaaaaagaagtcGATACTATCAGGGAATATATCACAATCTAA